A region of Candidatus Bathyarchaeia archaeon DNA encodes the following proteins:
- a CDS encoding Trm112 family protein, translating to MKRRLMDYLACPICKNPDLELSVFEEGEEIEEGLITCRACMRYYPIIEGIPHMLPDELRKEEEDLSFLKKWKDRLPEGVAESGKPFNLGRA from the coding sequence TTGAAGAGGAGGCTAATGGATTATCTCGCATGCCCCATTTGCAAGAACCCGGATCTCGAATTATCCGTATTCGAGGAGGGGGAGGAGATCGAGGAGGGCCTGATAACCTGCAGGGCCTGCATGAGGTATTATCCCATAATCGAGGGCATACCGCATATGCTCCCGGACGAGCTCAGGAAGGAGGAAGAGGATTTGAGCTTCCTCAAGAAGTGGAAGGATAGGCTCCCAGAGGGCGTAGCGGAATCCGGCAAGCCCTTCAACTTGGGGCGGGCCTGA
- a CDS encoding nucleotide sugar dehydrogenase, producing the protein MSNLMGMVPEEIKSAIASGSLRIAVVGLGWMGLPTACILADRGAKVIGIDSDEEVVRAISNGEPVIHEPGLEQLLEKLIKSGRFEATSDITAAAAESDAFIIIVPTGVGRDGGADYRAIERASKGIAEGMEAGSLVILESTCGPGVTESVVGGTIEKASGLKAGRDYGLAHSPIRAMAGRALQDLQTYPRVVGGIDIKSLEAAAAIKEVMTKGGVIKVRDIRTAEATKLFEAVYRDVNIALANELAILSERLGIDYMEAMKAANTQPYSHLHVPGAGVGGHCLPVYPYLLASSASEHGVTLRLIMESRHLNEDMPRHVVRLCADALKVGGRPLRRAKICILGVSFRANVKEARLSPSLELAKILSRRGAIVKAYDPYFSRAELSKMGLNSEPTLLQTVSGAHCAIITVPHDEFKALDLRGLASSMAKSPCLVDCAHIIDPAEAERAGFVYRGVGRGIWSK; encoded by the coding sequence TTGAGCAACCTGATGGGGATGGTCCCGGAGGAGATAAAAAGCGCCATAGCCTCCGGGAGCTTGCGCATAGCCGTCGTGGGCCTAGGGTGGATGGGCCTTCCAACGGCTTGCATACTCGCCGATAGAGGCGCCAAGGTCATAGGGATCGATTCTGATGAGGAGGTTGTTCGGGCTATCTCGAATGGCGAGCCCGTAATCCACGAGCCGGGGCTCGAGCAGCTATTGGAGAAGTTGATCAAGAGCGGGAGGTTCGAGGCTACATCGGATATAACCGCGGCCGCGGCCGAAAGCGATGCATTCATCATAATAGTGCCAACGGGCGTTGGAAGGGATGGGGGGGCGGATTATAGGGCCATAGAGAGGGCATCCAAGGGCATAGCCGAGGGGATGGAAGCGGGGTCATTGGTGATATTGGAGAGCACCTGCGGCCCGGGGGTGACCGAGAGCGTCGTCGGCGGGACCATCGAGAAGGCGTCGGGCCTCAAGGCGGGGCGAGATTACGGTCTGGCCCATAGCCCCATAAGGGCCATGGCGGGAAGGGCGCTACAGGATCTCCAAACATATCCAAGGGTTGTCGGCGGCATAGATATCAAAAGCCTCGAGGCAGCCGCCGCGATAAAGGAGGTCATGACGAAGGGAGGCGTCATCAAGGTGAGGGATATAAGGACCGCGGAGGCCACGAAGCTCTTCGAGGCCGTTTATAGGGACGTGAACATAGCCCTCGCGAACGAGCTGGCGATCCTGAGCGAGAGGCTCGGGATCGATTATATGGAGGCGATGAAGGCGGCGAATACCCAGCCCTATTCACATCTCCACGTCCCCGGCGCGGGCGTCGGGGGGCATTGCCTCCCCGTTTATCCCTACCTATTGGCATCCTCCGCGAGCGAGCACGGCGTCACCTTGAGGCTGATAATGGAGTCGAGGCATTTGAATGAGGATATGCCAAGGCACGTCGTTAGGCTTTGCGCTGATGCTCTCAAGGTCGGCGGGAGGCCCCTCAGGAGGGCCAAGATTTGCATACTCGGAGTGTCGTTCAGGGCGAACGTAAAGGAGGCGAGGCTCTCGCCCTCCTTGGAGCTGGCTAAGATCCTATCGAGGAGGGGGGCTATCGTCAAGGCCTATGATCCCTACTTCTCTAGGGCGGAGCTCTCGAAGATGGGCCTCAACTCCGAGCCGACCCTGCTCCAAACTGTTTCGGGGGCTCATTGCGCGATCATAACGGTGCCGCATGACGAGTTCAAGGCCCTCGATCTCAGGGGCTTGGCATCGAGCATGGCGAAATCCCCCTGCTTGGTGGATTGCGCCCATATAATCGATCCAGCGGAGGCCGAGAGGGCCGGGTTCGTCTATAGGGGCGTGGGGAGGGGGATCTGGTCCAAGTGA
- a CDS encoding DUF354 domain-containing protein, protein MWLDVLTPKQANMLGILADRLSSAGAEVKITARRYRELTQLLRIRGIKAKILGEHGGGDLYSKLTASAERVLLLTKFAKRFAPDLAVSFSSPECARVAFGLGVGHYCISDSPHAVAVSKLTIPISEKLFSPKVIPKAAWERYGMPRDSIIQYDALDPAAWIKARSPKLAPEDGLVVFRPEEARAAYLLREGSDLAFIKEFLKRLLELDARAKVLIAPRYDPAEFLVLERAFRNVSILRSVVDGVELLRRASAFVGRGGTMTAEAALMGVPTISCYPSAPTFVERYLIRVGLVRRIMDPKRAAEAAAKVLRDPSHRAKMGELASELLSKMEDPIEVIARGILSR, encoded by the coding sequence GTGTGGCTCGATGTATTAACACCAAAGCAGGCGAACATGCTCGGCATCCTCGCCGATAGGCTCTCCAGCGCGGGCGCCGAAGTCAAGATCACGGCGAGGCGTTATCGGGAGCTGACCCAATTGCTGAGGATCAGGGGGATCAAGGCCAAGATCCTCGGGGAGCATGGAGGCGGCGATCTATATTCGAAGCTAACGGCGAGCGCCGAGAGGGTCCTTTTGCTCACGAAGTTCGCCAAACGCTTCGCGCCCGATTTAGCCGTTTCGTTCTCATCTCCCGAATGCGCAAGGGTCGCATTCGGCTTGGGGGTAGGGCATTATTGTATTAGTGATTCTCCGCATGCAGTCGCCGTTTCGAAGCTCACGATACCGATCTCTGAGAAACTCTTCTCGCCTAAGGTCATCCCAAAGGCGGCTTGGGAGCGATACGGCATGCCCCGGGATTCAATAATCCAATATGATGCGCTCGACCCCGCGGCTTGGATAAAGGCCCGTTCGCCTAAGTTGGCTCCGGAGGACGGCCTTGTGGTCTTCAGGCCGGAGGAGGCGAGGGCCGCGTATTTGCTGAGGGAGGGTAGCGATCTCGCCTTCATTAAGGAGTTCCTGAAGCGCCTCCTCGAGCTCGATGCGAGGGCCAAGGTACTAATCGCCCCTAGGTACGATCCGGCGGAGTTCTTGGTTTTGGAAAGGGCCTTCCGGAACGTCTCCATCCTCAGATCCGTTGTGGATGGCGTGGAGCTCCTTCGTCGGGCCTCGGCATTCGTTGGAAGGGGCGGCACGATGACCGCCGAGGCGGCCTTGATGGGGGTCCCAACGATTTCTTGTTATCCATCGGCCCCGACGTTCGTCGAAAGGTACTTAATCAGAGTAGGGCTCGTGAGGAGGATCATGGATCCTAAAAGGGCGGCCGAGGCTGCGGCGAAGGTCTTGAGGGACCCATCTCATAGGGCCAAGATGGGCGAGCTCGCCTCCGAGCTCCTTTCGAAAATGGAGGATCCGATAGAGGTTATAGCGAGGGGGATCTTAAGCCGCTGA
- a CDS encoding NDP-sugar synthase: MRALILAGGYATRLRPLSCTRPKALFPVAGKPMLEWLLDGLSAQGIEAAVLAVNYLEDKIKLRFGSRHGDMRIKYSKEPHPLGTAGPIKYAKSLLEGHGPFLVLNGDIMNELSVADMLEFHMGKRAAATIALHEVEDASRFGAVELGEGMRIKRFVEKPKPGQEPSKMINAGMYILEPEVFDLIPDGRRVSLEREIFPKLAEEGRLFGYRYEGLWLDIGKFEDYIRANKVYLERVFLNPKRYRLHALAPPPNAAIEPPSFVSDEAKIGEGARVGPYASIGEGSILARHAQVRESILFEGVEVGEGSIIEASIIGEGCRIGKGVRVGPGCVLGDMVQVNDRVAVSNGAVVCHFKEIDADISGPTTVF, from the coding sequence TTGAGGGCTTTGATATTGGCCGGGGGCTACGCCACTAGGCTCAGGCCGCTGAGCTGCACTAGGCCGAAGGCCCTATTCCCGGTCGCCGGGAAGCCGATGCTGGAATGGCTCCTCGATGGGCTATCGGCGCAAGGGATCGAGGCTGCCGTTTTGGCGGTCAATTACTTGGAGGATAAAATAAAGCTTAGGTTCGGGTCTAGGCATGGGGACATGAGGATCAAGTATTCCAAGGAGCCCCATCCCTTGGGGACGGCGGGGCCGATAAAATACGCCAAGAGCCTCTTGGAGGGGCATGGCCCATTCCTAGTCCTAAACGGAGATATAATGAACGAGCTCTCGGTGGCCGATATGCTAGAGTTCCACATGGGAAAAAGGGCCGCGGCCACCATAGCCCTCCACGAGGTCGAGGACGCCAGCCGATTCGGGGCGGTGGAGCTCGGGGAAGGGATGAGGATCAAGAGGTTCGTTGAGAAACCCAAGCCCGGGCAGGAGCCGAGCAAGATGATAAACGCGGGCATGTACATCCTCGAGCCGGAGGTATTCGATCTGATACCGGATGGGAGGAGGGTCAGCTTGGAGCGCGAGATATTCCCCAAGCTGGCTGAGGAGGGAAGGCTCTTCGGGTATCGCTACGAGGGCCTTTGGTTGGACATAGGGAAATTCGAGGATTATATCAGGGCGAACAAGGTCTATTTAGAGAGGGTCTTCCTCAACCCCAAGAGATATCGCCTCCACGCCCTCGCGCCCCCACCGAACGCCGCGATCGAGCCCCCCTCCTTCGTGAGCGATGAGGCCAAGATCGGCGAAGGGGCGCGGGTGGGCCCCTACGCCTCGATAGGAGAGGGATCCATCTTGGCGAGGCACGCCCAAGTCAGGGAATCGATATTGTTCGAGGGGGTCGAAGTCGGGGAGGGATCCATCATCGAGGCATCGATCATAGGGGAGGGTTGTAGGATCGGAAAGGGCGTCAGGGTAGGGCCGGGGTGCGTCTTGGGCGATATGGTCCAAGTCAACGACCGCGTCGCCGTATCGAACGGGGCCGTGGTATGCCATTTCAAGGAGATAGATGCCGATATCTCGGGCCCAACCACCGTGTTCTAG
- a CDS encoding DUF123 domain-containing protein, whose protein sequence is MIGVRRRIDVDVGKLGRFEFEPGEYAYTGSAMGTGAASLEGRIRRHLGDRARKFWHIDHLLGSGGAKVIGIVYAETDSKAECAVNGAIRRSMGGWAPVPKFGSSDCLCESHLLRVDGLGPEDFEEGVRGAYSLLGLRPLCLKGARLRPTFFRMHRRISL, encoded by the coding sequence TTGATAGGGGTCCGAAGGAGGATCGATGTGGATGTTGGAAAGCTCGGCCGATTCGAGTTCGAGCCGGGCGAATATGCTTATACGGGATCCGCCATGGGGACCGGCGCGGCCTCGCTCGAGGGGAGGATCCGGAGGCACTTGGGCGATAGGGCGAGGAAGTTCTGGCATATAGACCACCTCTTGGGCTCTGGCGGGGCGAAGGTGATCGGCATAGTTTACGCGGAAACGGACTCCAAGGCTGAGTGCGCAGTGAACGGGGCCATAAGAAGATCTATGGGGGGATGGGCGCCCGTGCCCAAGTTCGGCTCTTCGGATTGTCTATGCGAGAGCCACCTGCTTAGGGTGGATGGGTTGGGGCCCGAGGACTTTGAGGAGGGCGTTAGGGGGGCCTATTCGCTATTGGGGCTTAGGCCTCTATGCCTCAAAGGGGCTCGGCTTCGCCCCACCTTTTTTCGAATGCATCGGAGAATATCCTTATGA
- a CDS encoding HAD family phosphatase, with protein sequence MIRTIVFDLGGVYFKAGTAIAVQRIYGLVNAPREKVDEVFQAYPRKEGWLYGKGKLSEEEFWRRAVEKLGIDPKLVPELKRIWHSSYEPIEGMRELVRELRKRYRVIAFSGNIKERFEYLDEKYGLRGEFDDFVLSFEVGFHKDEKEFYEALLGRIGCDPEECVFIDDKREFLEIAKSFGIKTIQFKGLEQLKRDLRELGIEI encoded by the coding sequence ATGATAAGGACGATAGTCTTCGATCTAGGAGGCGTTTACTTCAAGGCCGGGACCGCCATAGCCGTTCAAAGGATATATGGGCTCGTGAATGCCCCGAGGGAGAAGGTGGACGAGGTCTTCCAAGCGTATCCGAGGAAGGAGGGGTGGCTTTATGGAAAGGGGAAGCTCTCTGAGGAGGAGTTTTGGAGGAGGGCCGTTGAGAAGCTGGGCATAGATCCGAAGCTGGTGCCAGAATTGAAGAGGATCTGGCACTCCTCCTACGAGCCCATAGAGGGCATGAGGGAGCTCGTTCGAGAACTGAGGAAGAGATATAGGGTCATAGCCTTCTCCGGTAACATCAAGGAGAGGTTCGAATACTTGGACGAGAAATATGGGCTACGAGGAGAGTTCGACGACTTCGTGCTATCCTTCGAAGTGGGATTCCACAAGGACGAAAAGGAGTTCTACGAGGCCCTCTTGGGGAGGATTGGATGCGATCCCGAGGAATGCGTGTTCATCGATGATAAGCGAGAATTTTTGGAGATCGCGAAATCCTTCGGCATAAAGACGATCCAGTTCAAGGGCTTGGAGCAACTGAAGAGGGATTTGAGGGAGCTTGGCATTGAGATATAA
- the lysS gene encoding lysine--tRNA ligase: protein MPELIGRGTWIDKVARAVIEREAKLGRVKGGPLRTESGLGASGIPHIGSFSDSARAFAVKLAIEDAGVPCEYIAFSDDMDGLRKVPAGFPEWLWDHLGKPVTYIPDPFNCHESYGEHMVSLLLDAMDRCGFDYKHYSAREAYRSGLLAQQIEAILAQAKRAGEIIKRELGQEKYEEVLPFFAICGRCGRIYTTQAYRFLPDEGKVLYRCEGAEIGGRRVEGCGYEGEADYRRGEGKLSWKVEFAARWAALGIHFEAYGKDIADSVRANDAIAREVLGYEPPYHVRYEMFLDKGGRKISKSVGNVLTPQVWLTYGSPQSLLLLMYKRSIGAREVSILDIPAYMDELDELSRIYFGLKRVGDEREGAKLRGLYEYCWLLKPPSGPAPRAPYNLLVYLARVAPRGSERAFVEEKLRRYGIDAAALGAKIDYAINWARDFGAISPERIELGDGERRAIGELIALIRSERDEAKIQGAIFDIARRNGLDPKDFFKILYRILLGVPYGPRLGPYLVAMGKENVAEALEGALAGSRGEGEPLGGVE from the coding sequence AGCTTCAGCGACTCCGCTCGGGCCTTCGCCGTTAAGCTGGCCATAGAGGATGCGGGCGTCCCATGCGAATATATAGCCTTCTCCGACGACATGGACGGGCTCAGGAAGGTGCCCGCGGGCTTCCCGGAATGGCTATGGGATCATTTAGGAAAGCCGGTCACATATATACCGGATCCGTTCAATTGTCATGAGAGCTATGGGGAGCACATGGTTTCCCTCCTATTGGATGCGATGGATCGATGCGGCTTCGACTACAAGCATTACTCGGCCCGGGAGGCCTATCGATCGGGCCTTTTGGCCCAGCAGATAGAGGCCATATTAGCCCAAGCCAAAAGGGCGGGCGAGATTATAAAGCGGGAGCTGGGGCAGGAGAAATATGAGGAGGTCCTCCCCTTCTTCGCCATCTGCGGCCGATGCGGCCGGATCTATACGACTCAAGCCTATCGGTTTCTCCCCGACGAAGGAAAGGTTCTCTATCGATGCGAGGGGGCCGAGATAGGCGGCAGGAGGGTAGAGGGTTGCGGCTACGAGGGGGAGGCCGATTATAGGCGAGGGGAGGGGAAGCTGAGCTGGAAGGTGGAGTTCGCCGCTAGGTGGGCGGCCTTGGGGATACATTTCGAGGCGTATGGGAAGGACATAGCCGACTCGGTCAGGGCCAACGATGCAATCGCGAGGGAGGTCTTGGGGTACGAGCCGCCCTATCACGTGAGGTATGAGATGTTCCTCGATAAGGGCGGGAGGAAGATCTCGAAGTCCGTTGGCAATGTCCTCACCCCCCAAGTTTGGCTGACGTATGGCTCGCCTCAGTCGTTGCTATTGCTCATGTACAAGCGCTCGATCGGGGCCAGGGAGGTTTCGATCTTGGACATACCGGCCTACATGGATGAATTGGATGAATTGAGCCGCATCTACTTCGGCCTCAAGCGCGTTGGCGATGAGAGGGAGGGGGCGAAGCTGAGGGGACTTTACGAATATTGTTGGCTCCTCAAGCCGCCCAGCGGGCCAGCCCCGCGCGCCCCCTATAACCTTCTGGTTTATTTGGCGAGGGTGGCGCCGAGGGGCTCGGAGAGGGCCTTCGTGGAGGAGAAGCTGAGGCGCTACGGGATCGATGCCGCGGCCTTGGGGGCCAAGATAGATTATGCGATCAATTGGGCGAGGGATTTTGGGGCAATATCGCCCGAAAGGATCGAGCTGGGCGATGGGGAGAGGAGGGCCATCGGCGAGCTCATAGCCCTCATCAGGTCCGAGCGGGATGAGGCAAAGATCCAAGGCGCCATATTCGATATCGCTAGGCGGAATGGGCTGGACCCGAAGGATTTCTTCAAGATCCTCTATAGGATCCTTTTGGGCGTCCCATACGGCCCTAGGCTGGGGCCGTATTTGGTAGCGATGGGCAAAGAGAACGTGGCGGAGGCGTTGGAGGGGGCCTTAGCGGGCTCCAGAGGCGAGGGCGAACCCTTAGGTGGCGTTGAATGA